The Osmerus eperlanus chromosome 9, fOsmEpe2.1, whole genome shotgun sequence genomic sequence TTGATTGGCTTGTTCAATAATCTGTAGATCCTTATGTGAAACCTTTGCTAGAATGTTCTCCCTTTACCCAGGGTCAGGTTATGTTCACTGCTGCGGGTGGGAGGGGCTCCAGTGTCAAACTTGCTCATCACCAAGCActgctgtttctgtttctctgtttcgGTTAGATGTTCATTGTTGGAAATCAATACTTTTTAATAAAACAAATACCCGGCACGGGTAGTTTAGTAATTACATGGTTTTGTGGTCTTCTCTTCACTCTTTTATCCCAAGCAAAGTACAAAAAGAAGTCTGAAACTATGCGTCTATACAGGGttcctgcaggtttcagtaagtcaaatgtaagacctttttaagaccataaagattgacatttaagacctacacgacaCATTaccaaaaatattaaaatcaaagaaattctgaaaactttttttcttccatgAATTCAGTAAATTCCACGAATACAGATAAagcgattcacatcgattcacaattattatttttatgtaagcatatattgaatcgcAATTCTTAGAAATCCTTCAAactttcacttgttttgtaAGTATGATTATAGGTCAGAGTATTCTGTTTTATAACTTGGCATTAGCAGAAACAAAACATGCATTGTCCTTTGGCGTTTAGTAGTGTCATAAGGGCAATTACACCATCTTGTAGAAAGTAACTTTGCAGGAAACGTCTGTGGCTCAGTGGGTAGGCATGTGTACCATTGAGTCTACTGCCAAACACGATATCCCTGGTTCAAATCTCGCTCAAACCAATTGTTAATTCatttaactgatatcagttaagtaATATATATGTCATGTCATACTCTTCCCTACCAAATATGTTGAGTCTGGTAAGGAAACAAGATCATGTTCCTTTCTCCCCTGTCTACTCAACACCCCAAGGTACAGGCCGAAGatgtatgtacatgtatgaCACCGCTGGAACACGAACACAGAAAAGTCGCCTCGCACCCCGGCTGAGACTAATGCGTCGCCAAGTGATCGCACTCAAAGACATGCCTTCTCGTTGGAAGGATTCAGAATTTTATTGTGATCCAtttgaaaaaaggttttacaaaaAGTAACATTCAAATTTTACACAAATtcgttaaaaaaaaatcaattacaataaaggtttttgatacaacAGAATCAGTTAACTAAGAAGATGGCTTCTATAGACAATGTGAAAATAAGATAATATACATGAACATGGATgctacatacacagacagacgagAAAGAAGTTTacgataataaaaaaaaaaattcaacagGAAAAAAATAATGGCATGATTGTTTCCTTTCGACTGAATAGTGACTAGCAAGCAGGAATCTTATACAAGTGTCAGtaccccccacccgccacccaCAGCGACAGGCAAGGCAGCCATCTTCAAGGTGTTAAGCCATTTGGAATGTTCCGATTCTCATCGCACGTTCTATCGGGTTCCTGTGCACGTCTCCCTTGTTCTTCTTGTAGCGGCCGTGGTCGATCCGACCGTTCGGCCGTAGAGAACCTCTGAATCTCAGAGGCACACCCTCTTTTGAGTCTGCTACAGGCCTTCAGACATGACAAGTCGAGACAGAGAAGTCAATGCAATGTGAATGAATATACAGGGAATACATGAACAtgtggaaacagagagaagaaaaaagaaacaaaagtaTAATAATTCAATGAAGACACATTTAACATGGTCAAGCATCACCGTGTGCTCGTATGGACAGAAGACCAGACATTCTGCTCAGCTAACCCAGCTAACAGCTGCTGTGCTAGCAGCCCTAGAGCTGGGACCAGCTTGTTTCTCCATGGGACCCTATACTGgaggaacacaacaactgactgTGGATCAGTCTCTGGGGGGGCAACTTCAGGCACCGCTGCCTGAACAAGATCCTTTACCTGAAGTGGcctgacatcacacacatatGACACTAGGCAGATAGAGGTCACGTCCTGTCATGACAGGCTAGAACAGGCCCATGGCACACCTGTTACTGGAGTCTGGGTGCGTTAGGTTGGGTGCCGTGCCGTGCTACTTCAGCTGGAAGGGTTGGCGAATCGATCACCCCTAAAATCAATGCCTTTTCTACTTTCATTACATGGGCACCCTCTACAGGGCTTGTGGGCCGCTTGCTTTCTTCCGTTTCCAACCCCCGCCATAGTCATCGTTTGTCCGATGTTTTCTATCCCATACCAATTATCCGCAAagcttaaaaacacacacatgcatctccAGCATTTTATACAACAGAGTATGATACAAAATAAGGCATTTCTTTGTGTTGAGTATTCATgtcctggtgtgtttctgtctatGCGTGCGTACGTGTATAATTTCGCGCATGTATATCGCAACCACATTTTTGCTCCGTCTATAAAAAGACTGCAAAACAAACATAAAGTCATCATGATAActcttaaaatatatatatttgtcatATATATTTACGTATATATTcatatgtaaaaaaaactgaggggagagggaaaaaagCCCAGAGGTTCCTGTGATAGGCCAGTTTATAAACCACACCCTCATTCCATGACCTCACCAGGGGCCACAGTGACCAGCTGCAAAGGTATCTCCTGGTTGCCGAGGAGCTCGTGAGTGGTGGCGCCCGATTGGAGGATGAGCGTCGTTCCGTCGGCGGTGATGATGGTGTCGCTGGGGGGCGGGGACGAGGAGGCGGACACGCCGCCCTTTTTGTTCTGGTGAGTCTTTATGTGCTTGGCCAGGTGATCGCTCCGCATGAACCTCTTGGAGCACTCGGTGCACACAAACTTCTTCTCACCTGGTGGTGGGAACAGCGCACAGGAAGAATGAGGGAGAGCGTACGGAAGGAAAGAAACTAGACAGACTAGTAGCATTTCCCCCTGTCCACGTTCTAAAGGGCATGTTTTAAAGGCATGTTCTAAAAGGCATGTTCTAAAAGGCATGTTCTAAAAGGCATGTTGtaaagcagtggttctcaaccctggtcctcaacacacctgattcaaatgaatggtcgttaccaggcttctgcataactagataacgaccccttcatttgaatcaggtgtgttggagcagggaaacatctacaacatgcaggacagggggtacctgaggaccagggttgagaaccactgttctaAAGGCAtgtttgagagagtgagagaccgaGGAGAGGTTCCTACCCGTGTGCGTTCTCCGGTGTCTCTGCAGCTCGTCGCTCCTGGTGAACCTCTTGCCGCAGAACATCCAGTTGCAGACGAAGGGCCTCTCCCCGCTGTGCCAGCGCAGGTGGGCGCGCAGGTGGGACGTCTTGCCGTACACCTTCCCACAGCCCAGGATGTGGCAGATGTGCTGCTTTTTCTTCCCCAGACTCGAACCCCtgagaaagagacggagaacATTCCTTCTTTTAATTATTAAAGGCATGGGGCCTTAATAATTAATTAAGACTTGGGGATATTTTAGCATGCGTGAGCGTGTTTTGGGAGACACCCACCTCCCTCCGGCTTCTTTGCAGTTCGGGCAAGTGCACGCCACTCTCCTcagcctcttcccctccccgctGGGCATGTCCATGTCTTCGTCGCCCATTTGGACGCGCAGGTTAGACAGGTCGTTGGTATTGAGGGTGGAGTCTCCGCTTAGCTGCCACTCCTCCGAGTCGGGCTCCTCCTTGATCTGGATGTCTGAGAAAACGGAGAAGAAAAACCGTTCACGCGGGTCCCACTCGAGTACTAAAGaaggggaagggtgtgtgtgggggggtgttttTTGGTTCCTTACCGGCCGGACTGCCCGCCTCATCTCCCTGCGTGTACTGCACCCCCGCCTGCCCCACAGAGTTGACGGTCACCGTCTGAAGGTTAGGCAGACTGacctgccccccctggcccATGGGGAGGGTCTGGACGGGGGCTAGGGTCAGCTGTTGCCCCTGGCCTTGGGGCAGCTGGAGACCCTGGAGGCTCTGAACCCCTTGGACCTGGAGCAGAGACGGAGGTTAGACCGTTACAGATTTAAAAGGCACCAAAAACACTGGAGTCCTAcgcaggaggacacacacacactcttacctgGAAAGTCTGCCACTGTATCTGGCCTGAGGCGGTGACTGTTTGGGCCTGGATAAGGAAGGTTCCGGGGTTGACCAGCTGTACGCTCTGCATAGTTTGCCCGCCTGCCTGTGATAAGTCCTGCCCCTGGCTGTCCCCCGAGAGCTGGAGGATGGACTGGGAAAAAGGTGAGGGATTGGAGGTGGAGACCTGGTTTAAATCCAGAAATGTCATGATACAAAACACGATGCATGCATTTGAAATGTCACTAATAGGATGCCACTGTACTCGTGTTAATGTTGGGCTACGTGTACTGACAGAACCACCTGAAACCACAAGATGGCCTACTACTGTGCTGTTGACTTGGCTGACCTGGACGTGTTGCAGGTGGTTgtgggagttgtagttctctgaAGACGAGGGGTCTGAGACTCCGGCCGACACAGCTGTCGCCTGAGTCAGGACCCCCGTCCCGTCGATGGTCTCTGggagctgtgaggaggaggTTGTTGGCACGTAGAGCTCTTGGTGAGCGTCACTAACTGAGACCAGTGATTGTTTTGTCCCGCCGTCTTGTCCATGGCTGTCTAGCGATTGGCCACCCATGATCAGCTGTCCATCAGCCGTCACCCCGGTGACACCCGTGGCTATGGGAACCGTCTGAGCGCCGGTCAGACCTAGTGACTCAAGGTCCACACTGTTTATGGGAACAAATGTTATGTTGCTGGGCAAACCGACGGGGACCCCTCCACTATAGCCCTGGATGGACTGCACGTGGCCCGCCTGTGTTAATAGGTCTGTGGTCgttgttgtggcaacgctgattCCGAGGTTGCCTTGACTACCGTCAGAAATGAGCTGAATCTGTCCCGTGCCGTCGTCCAATCCCTGCGTAGAGAATCCTGCCAATGTTCCATCAGCATTCTGGATCTGTGGGATGacctggtggggggaggaaaGTTCAGATCAGTACCAATTTTTGAGTGTAAacatctctgtgtgcgtgtgtgtgtttccataccTGATACTGGATGCCGGACAAGCCGTTGGCCGAGGCCTCGTTCCCGGATGCAGTGACGTAGATGGGTTGGTTGGACATATTCCCAAGGGGTAGCACATACTGGCCGTTGGACGTGACAATTCCCGAGTTTGAAATGTGGACAATTCCCTGGTCCTCCTTTATTGTAGAGACTGGAGTGAGAACCTCCCACTGGTCTGA encodes the following:
- the LOC134027119 gene encoding transcription factor Sp3-like isoform X2, whose product is MASADVDSSQSEFLQHGGGAENQTTDMSAIQLTGSDQWEVLTPVSTIKEDQGIVHISNSGIVTSNGQYVLPLGNMSNQPIYVTASGNEASANGLSGIQYQVIPQIQNADGTLAGFSTQGLDDGTGQIQLISDGSQGNLGISVATTTTTDLLTQAGHVQSIQGYSGGVPVGLPSNITFVPINSVDLESLGLTGAQTVPIATGVTGVTADGQLIMGGQSLDSHGQDGGTKQSLVSVSDAHQELYVPTTSSSQLPETIDGTGVLTQATAVSAGVSDPSSSENYNSHNHLQHVQSILQLSGDSQGQDLSQAGGQTMQSVQLVNPGTFLIQAQTVTASGQIQWQTFQVQGVQSLQGLQLPQGQGQQLTLAPVQTLPMGQGGQVSLPNLQTVTVNSVGQAGVQYTQGDEAGSPADIQIKEEPDSEEWQLSGDSTLNTNDLSNLRVQMGDEDMDMPSGEGKRLRRVACTCPNCKEAGGRGSSLGKKKQHICHILGCGKVYGKTSHLRAHLRWHSGERPFVCNWMFCGKRFTRSDELQRHRRTHTGEKKFVCTECSKRFMRSDHLAKHIKTHQNKKGGVSASSSPPPSDTIITADGTTLILQSGATTHELLGNQEIPLQLVTVAPGL
- the LOC134027119 gene encoding transcription factor Sp3-like isoform X1; the encoded protein is MASADVDSSQSEFLQHGGGAENQTTDMSAIQLTGSDQWEVLTPVSTIKEDQGIVHISNSGIVTSNGQYVLPLGNMSNQPIYVTASGNEASANGLSGIQYQVIPQIQNADGTLAGFSTQGLDDGTGQIQLISDGSQGNLGISVATTTTTDLLTQAGHVQSIQGYSGGVPVGLPSNITFVPINSVDLESLGLTGAQTVPIATGVTGVTADGQLIMGGQSLDSHGQDGGTKQSLVSVSDAHQELYVPTTSSSQLPETIDGTGVLTQATAVSAGVSDPSSSENYNSHNHLQHVQSILQLSGDSQGQDLSQAGGQTMQSVQLVNPGTFLIQAQTVTASGQIQWQTFQVQGVQSLQGLQLPQGQGQQLTLAPVQTLPMGQGGQVSLPNLQTVTVNSVGQAGVQYTQGDEAGSPADIQIKEEPDSEEWQLSGDSTLNTNDLSNLRVQMGDEDMDMPSGEGKRLRRVACTCPNCKEAGGRGSSLGKKKQHICHILGCGKVYGKTSHLRAHLRWHSGERPFVCNWMFCGKRFTRSDELQRHRRTHTGEKKFVCTECSKRFMRSDHLAKHIKTHQNKKGGVSASSSPPPSDTIITADGTTLILQSGATTHELLGNQEIPLQLVTVAPGEVME